One window of Saccharomyces kudriavzevii IFO 1802 strain IFO1802 genome assembly, chromosome: 10 genomic DNA carries:
- the ATP2 gene encoding F1F0 ATP synthase subunit beta (similar to Saccharomyces cerevisiae ATP2 (YJR121W); ancestral locus Anc_7.507), producing MVLPRLYTATSRAAFKAAKQSAPLLSTSWKRCMASAAQTTPISGKVTAVIGAIVDVHFEQSELPAILNALEIKTPQGKLVLEVAQHLGENTVRTIAMDGTEGLVRGEKVLDTGGPISVPVGRETLGRIINVIGEPIDERGPIKSKLRKPIHADPPSFAEQSTSAEVLETGIKVVDLLAPYARGGKIGLFGGAGVGKTVFIQELINNIAKAHGGFSVFTGVGERTREGNDLYREMKETGVINLEGESKVALVFGQMNEPPGARARVALTGLTIAEYFRDEEGQDVLLFIDNIFRFTQAGSEVSALLGRIPSAVGYQPTLATDMGLLQERITTTKKGSVTSVQAVYVPADDLTDPAPATTFAHLDATTVLSRGISELGIYPAVDPLDSKSRLLDAAVVGQEHYDVASKVQETLQTYKSLQDIIAILGMDELSEQDKLTVERARKIQRFLSQPFAVAEVFTGIPGKLVRLKDTVASFKAVLEGKYDNIPEHAFYMVGGIEDVVAKAEKLAAEAN from the coding sequence atggtTCTGCCTAGACTATATACTGCTACATCCCGTGCTGCCTTTAAAGCAGCCAAACAATCTGCCCCACTCTTGTCCACTTCATGGAAAAGATGCATGGCTTCAGCTGCTCAAACTACCCCCATCAGCGGTAAAGTTACCGCTGTCATCGGTGCCATTGTTGATGTTCACTTCGAACAATCTGAGTTGCCCGCTATTTTGAACGCTTTGGAAATCAAGACCCCTCAGGGCAAATTGGTTTTGGAAGTCGCCCAACATTTGGGTGAAAATACCGTCAGAACAATTGCTATGGATGGTACCGAAGGTTTGGTCCGTGGTGAAAAAGTTCTTGACACTGGTGGCCCTATTTCCGTCCCAGTTGGGAGGGAAACTTTGGGAAGAATCATTAACGTTATTGGTGAACCTATCGACGAAAGAGGCCCAATCAAGTCCAAGCTAAGAAAGCCAATCCATGCAGACCCTCCAAGTTTCGCCGAGCAATCTACTTCGGCAGAAGTCTTGGAAACAGGTATCAAAGTTGTCGATCTATTGGCTCCTTATGCCAGAGGTGGTAAGATTGGTCTTTTCGGTGGTGCCGGTGTCGGTAAGACTGTGTTCATCCAAGAATTGATTAACAATATCGCCAAGGCCCACGGTGGTTTTTCCGTCTTCACCGGTGTCGGTGAAAGAACAAGAGAAGGTAATGATTTGTACCGTGAAATGAAGGAAACTGGTGTCATTAACTTGGAAGGTGAATCTAAAGTCGCTTTGGTCTTCGGCCAAATGAACGAACCTCCAGGTGCTAGAGCTAGAGTCGCCTTAACCGGTTTGACCATCGCTGAATATTTCAGAGACGAAGAAGGTCAAGATGTCTTGTTGTTTATCGACAATATCTTCAGATTCACCCAAGCTGGCTCTGAAGTTTCCGCCCTTTTGGGTCGTATTCCTTCCGCCGTCGGTTATCAACCAACGTTGGCCACTGATATGGGTCTCCTACAAGAAAGAATCACTACCACAAAGAAGGGTTCCGTCACTTCTGTTCAAGCCGTTTACGTTCCGGCCGATGATTTAACAGATCCTGCCCCTGCCACCACTTTTGCCCATTTGGACGCTACTACTGTCTTGTCCAGAGGTATCTCAGAATTGGGTATTTACCCCGCAGTGGACCCATTGGATTCTAAATCAAGATTATTAGATGCTGCCGTCGTCGGTCAAGAACATTATGATGTCGCCTCCAAGGTCCAAGAAACTTTACAAACATATAAATCCTTACAAGATATCATTGCTATTTTGGGTATGGATGAATTGTCTGAACAAGATAAACTGACGGTTGaaagagcaagaaagaTTCAAAGATTCTTATCTCAGCCATTTGCGGTCGCCGAAGTCTTCACTGGTATTCCAGGTAAATTGGTGAGATTAAAGGATACCGTCGCATCATTTAAAGCCGTTTTGGAAGGTAAATATGATAATATACCGGAACATGCTTTCTATATGGTTGGTGGTATTGAAGATGTTGTTGCTAAGGCTGAAAAGTTAGCCGCTGAGGCTAAttag
- the IBA57 gene encoding Iba57p (similar to Saccharomyces cerevisiae IBA57 (YJR122W); ancestral locus Anc_7.508) — protein MFVIARCRNKRLTLKSLSWVKPSTFRFVSTESLSVNAATRPDGVFNYSSQNNRAYIKIRGPDTVKFLNGLITSKLLPHFVKKNLTTVEDPQIFPGTTKVGPIVPVPEFDARLGNWGLYNETGIQGPYISRFGLYSAFLNGKGKLITDTVIYPTPVLLTEGTPNYPEYILEFHENVVDKILHVLQAHKLASRIKFEKISSTSVRNWNIEIGFPNLPKDMENPWFDNLLDPMALSKSSADANNFSANVIESLFNSDSRILGIYVERRTELMSRHDSTFPQSFRLVTSQQVEDPSKLFNFQVFEFPFQVNRMDPTEMRQMRFRKGLVDSTQDYKPETLLPLELNFDLLPNTISTNKGCYVGQELTARTYATGILRKRLVPVKLDNHELLNNEPEKNYAEIHLSSTTEKDHAQLEPAPDPFVNERPVLSRRKQRPAGSLIANEGQYGVALLRIEHFPAAFSSHELVEFYIATTKGENVKVTPQRPFWFEDWKQNYNFHI, from the coding sequence ATGTTCGTCATTGCAAGATgtagaaataaaagattGACCCTTAAGAGCTTATCATGGGTGAAGCCGTCAACCTTTCGATTTGTTTCGACTGAATCATTGAGCGTAAATGCCGCCACGAGACCAGATGGTGTTTTCAATTATTCATCACAAAACAATAGAGCCTATATTAAGATACGAGGACCTGACACcgtgaaatttttgaatggaTTAATTacttcaaaattattaCCTCATTTCGTCAAGAAGAACTTAACTACTGTAGAAGACCCTCAGATTTTTCCAGGGACAACGAAAGTTGGTCCAATTGTTCCTGTGCCTGAATTTGATGCTCGACTGGGGAATTGGGGATTATACAACGAAACAGGTATTCAGGGGCCTTATATCTCCAGATTTGGTTTATATTCCGCATTTCTAAACGGTAAAGGGAAGCTGATAACAGACACAGTTATTTACCCTACACCGGTATTGTTAACTGAAGGAACTCCAAACTATCCTGAATATATACTAGAGTTTCATGAGAACGTGGTTGATAAAATCCTGCATGTTTTGCAAGCGCACAAGTTGGCCAGCAGGattaaatttgaaaagattagCAGCACCTCCGTAAGAAACTGGAACATTGAAATTGGATTTCCCAATTTGCCAAAAGACATGGAAAATCCGTGGTTCGACAATTTATTAGATCCGATGGCTTTGTCGAAAAGTTCCGCAGACGCTAATAATTTCTCTGCTAATGTCATCGAATCTTTGTTCAATTCCGACTCGAGAATTTTGGGTATCTACGTAGAGAGAAGGACTGAATTGATGTCAAGACATGATTCCACCTTTCCCCAATCTTTCAGGCTTGTCACTTCACAGCAGGTGGAAGATCCTTCTAAGCTATTCAATTTCCAGGTCTTTGAGTTTCCCTTTCAGGTAAACAGGATGGACCCAACCGAAATGAGACAAATGAGATTTCGAAAAGGTCTTGTGGATAGCACTCAAGATTACAAGCCGGAAACATTGTTGCCTCTGGAACTGAATTTCGATTTACTACCCAATACTATAAGTACAAACAAAGGTTGCTATGTAGGACAAGAGTTGACAGCCAGGACGTATGCCACCGGTATTCTGCGGAAACGCTTAGTTCCCGTCAAGTTGGATAATCATGAGTTATTGAATAATGAGCCGGAGAAAAACTACGCAGAAATTCATTTGAGTTCCACAACTGAAAAGGATCATGCGCAGCTTGAACCGGCGCCCGATCCATTTGTTAATGAAAGACCTGTACTATCAAGAAGGAAACAAAGACCTGCGGGATCATTGATTGCTAACGAGGGACAGTATGGCGTGGCATTACTTCGAATCGAGCATTTTCCAGCAGCTTTTTCCTCCCATGAGCTTGTTGAATTTTACATTGCTACAACGAAGGGTGAAAATGTTAAGGTCACACCGCAAAGACCGTTTTGGTTCGAAGACTGGAAACAAAATTACAAttttcatatataa
- the RPS5 gene encoding 40S ribosomal protein uS7 (similar to Saccharomyces cerevisiae RPS5 (YJR123W); ancestral locus Anc_7.509) has protein sequence MSDTEAPVEVQEDFEVVEEFTPVVLATPIPEEVQQAQTEIKLFNKWSFEEVEVKDASLVDYVQVRQPIFVAHTAGRYANKRFRKAQCPIVERLTNSLMMNGRNNGKKLKAVRIIKHTLDIINILTDQNPIQVVVDAITNTGPREDTTRVGGGGAARRQAVDVSPLRRVNQAIALLTIGAREAAFRNIKTIAETLAEELINAAKGSSTSYAIKKKDELERVAKSNR, from the coding sequence ATGTCTGACACCGAAGCTCCAGTTGAAGTTCAAGAAGATTTCgaagttgttgaagaaTTCACCCCAGTCGTCTTGGCTACTCCAATTCCAGAAGAAGTCCAACAAGCTCAAACCGAGATTAAGTTGTTCAACAAATGgtcttttgaagaagttgaagtAAAGGATGCTTCTTTGGTTGACTACGTTCAAGTTAGACAACCAATCTTTGTTGCTCACACCGCTGGTCGTTACGCCAACAAGAGATTCAGAAAGGCTCAATGTCCAATCGTCGAAAGATTGACCAACTCCTTGATGATGAACGGTAGAAACAATGGTAAGAAATTAAAGGCTGTTAGAATTATCAAGCACACTTTGgatatcatcaatatcTTGACTGACCAAAACCCAATCCaagttgttgttgatgctATTACCAACACCGGTCCAAGAGAAGACACCACCAGAGttggtggtggtggtgcTGCCAGACGTCAAGCTGTCGATGTCTCTCCATTGAGAAGAGTTAACCAAGCTATTGCTTTATTGACCATTGGTGCTAGAGAAGCCGCTTTCAGAAACATCAAGACCATTGCCGAAACTTTGGCCGAAGAATTGATCAATGCTGCTAAGGGTTCTTCTACTTCTTACGCtatcaagaagaaggatGAATTGGAACGTGTTGCCAAGTCTAACCGTTAA
- the SKDI10G3240 gene encoding uncharacterized protein (similar to Saccharomyces cerevisiae YJR124C; ancestral locus Anc_7.511), translating to MALEVLVKFKGASRDIKLLWASVFLRLLSYGLTNQVLTLFLNAINMTEDKIGLFMSLTLAGDVVCSYVLTWYADSWGRRRVLVYGCAMMLLSGLVFSFSENFTLLLIFAIFGVISPSSDEVGPFKSIEEAMIAHLSPHNARPEIYAIHALVGTIGSALGAIVCGTLVDILKRTGIAATDLKCYKLVFLLYAFFAFCKMIIMLLLSDATEMDGSHDHIDNEGTLEPLDVNDETAPLMRQATHPEERSNKLSKETVSVLMKLLIIFMVDSLGSGFITSGWMVYYYSKQFLMGPLALGILFFVSQLVMASSTIPSSIIARCFGPVRATLLVQIPSGIFSILIPMAKNYLPLSILFLNLHFATTAMDVTPRQILLTNIIKPRDLTKVMGVVNIGKTFARCVGPIFTGILANNGYLWLCYIISGSLVITADLILACMFLGVDAKIKEQMNRR from the coding sequence ATGGCACTGGAAGTTTTGGTCAAATTCAAAGGTGCAAGCAGAGATATTAAGCTGTTATGGGCATCCGTGTTTCTCAGACTTCTGTCCTATGGATTAACAAATCAAGTTTTAACgctttttttgaatgccATCAATATGACAGAAGATAAGATTGGGCTATTCATGTCATTGACATTGGCAGGTGATGTGGTTTGCTCCTACGTTCTTACTTGGTATGCGGATTCTTGGGGCCGAAGAAGGGTTCTAGTGTATGGTTGTGCAATGATGCTGCTAAGTGGGCTGGTTTTCAGTTTTAGTGAAAATTTCACCCTCTTGTTAATATTTGCCATCTTTGGTGTTATATCACCTTCGAGTGATGAAGTCGGACCTTTCAAATCCATAGAAGAGGCCATGATTGCACACTTAAGTCCCCATAACGCAAGGCCCGAAATCTACGCTATTCATGCCTTGGTTGGTACGATAGGTAGCGCATTGGGTGCAATAGTTTGCGGCACACTTGTGGacatcttgaaaagaactGGAATAGCTGCTACTGATTTAAAATGTTACAAACTAGTGTTCTTATTGTATGCCTTTTTTGCATTCTGTAAAATGATTATCATGCTCTTATTATCTGATGCTACAGAAATGGACGGGAGCCATGACCACATTGACAACGAAGGGACACTAGAACCGTTAGACGTTAATGATGAAACCGCACCATTGATGAGGCAAGCAACTCATCCAGAGGAAAGATCCAATAAACTTTCTAAAGAAACAGTTTCAGTCTTGATGAAGTTATTAATCATCTTTATGGTCGATTCTCTCGGATCAGGGTTTATTACAAGTGGTTGGATGGTTTACTACTACAGTAAGCAATTTTTAATGGGACCGCTGGCATTGGGTATCTTGTTTTTCGTCAGTCAATTGGTCATGGCCTCTTCCACGATTCCATCATCTATAATTGCCAGGTGTTTCGGCCCGGTAAGAGCCACACTGCTCGTTCAAATTCCTTCAGGAATATTTTCTATCCTTATTCCCATGGCCAAAAACTATTTGCCCTTGTCTATCCTATTTTTGAACCTTCATTTTGCAACAACTGCCATGGACGTAACGCCAAGACAAATTTTATTGACGAACATAATTAAGCCAAGAGATTTGACCAAAGTTATGGGGGTGGTGAACATTGGAAAGACATTTGCACGTTGTGTCGGTCCAATATTCACAGGTATACTTGCCAACAATGGCTATCTATGGCTATGTTATATCATTAGTGGGTCTTTGGTGATAACAGCAGATTTAATACTGGCATGTATGTTTTTAGGAGTGGATGCTAAGATTAAAGAGCAAATGAACCGCCGCTAA
- the ENT3 gene encoding Ent3p (similar to Saccharomyces cerevisiae ENT3 (YJR125C); ancestral locus Anc_4.346), translated as MSLEDSLANMSLYDAKKYFRKAQNVVFNYTEMEGKVREATNNEPWGASSTLMDQISQGTYNFREREEILSMIFRRFTEKAGSEWRQIYKALQLLDYLIKHGSERFIDDTRSSINLIKILETFHYIDSQGRDQGINVRTRVKTLIELLSDDNKIRAERKKARETAKKYKGVAGGSASADGSLNSKAGFTSTKVHGISVSADFDSDDEDNEESSSRANGYSDNCSRGASVPQQERQEPEDFVDFFSSESSQPPKDLIQENNKNAEDEDEGNDDDEFSEFQSAVPVGNFSNSFDLLNSNPIGATASMTDSTPFYKNPTTVQGNSTPAIAEPKKVDPFSSLFSTAKASSEAPSTPKASQTNASSSNSLSNGSTVLNTNQDDDDEFGEMHGGTVQSQQKTANKDASSNEVDLLSF; from the coding sequence ATGAGTTTGGAAGATTCATTAGCGAACATGTCATTATATGATGCCAAGAAATATTTCCGTAAGGCTCAAAATGTTGTCTTTAATTACACCGAAATGGAGGGGAAAGTCCGTGAAGCAACCAACAATGAACCTTGGGGTGCTTCGTCTACTTTAATGGACCAGATTTCTCAAGGCACTTATAATTttagagaaagagaagaaattcTATCTATGATTTTTAGAAGATTTACCGAAAAGGCAGGGAGCGAATGGAGACAAATTTACAAAGCATTGCAATTGCTTGATTATCTCATCAAGCACGGTTCAGAAAGGTTTATCGATGATACAAGGAGTAGCATTAACttgatcaaaattttggagaCTTTCCATTATATCGATTCACAAGGAAGAGACCAAGGTATTAATGTCAGGACTAGGGTTAAAACGTTGATTGAATTACTAAGCGACGATAATAAGATACGCGCCGAAAGGAAGAAGGCAAGGGAAACAGCAAAGAAATACAAGGGTGTTGCTGGAGGATCTGCTTCGGCTGATGGCAGCCTGAATTCCAAGGCGGGGTTCACTTCAACGAAAGTGCATGGTATTAGCGTCAGCGCAGATTTTGATAGTGATGACGAAGACAATGAAGAAAGCTCTTCCAGGGCAAATGGCTATAGTGATAATTGCTCAAGAGGCGCCTCTGTTCCACAACAGGAAAGACAGGAGCCAGAAGATTTTGTTGACTTTTTCTCTAGCGAATCTTCACAACCACCCAAGGATCTcatacaagaaaataacaaGAATGCagaggatgaagatgaaggcaatgatgatgatgaattttctGAATTCCAAAGTGCTGTTCCTGTTggcaatttttccaattcattTGACCTACTGAATTCCAACCCTATTGGGGCCACCGCTTCTATGACAGATTCGACACCTTTTTACAAAAATCCCACTACCGTTCAGGGAAATAGTACTCCAGCTATTGCTGAACCTAAAAAGGTGGATCCTTTCAgttcattgttttcaacAGCAAAGGCATCTTCAGAAGCACCTAGTACTCCCAAGGCATCCCAGACAAATGCTTCTAGTTCAAATTCTCTATCTAATGGTTCAACTGTATTGAATACGAACcaagatgacgatgatgagtTTGGTGAAATGCATGGCGGCACCGTTCAATCACAACAAAAAACTGCCAACAAGGATGCATCTTCCAACGAAGTTGATTTGCTCTCCTTTTAA
- the VPS70 gene encoding putative zinc metalloprotease (similar to Saccharomyces cerevisiae VPS70 (YJR126C); ancestral locus Anc_4.348) translates to MTDPDDNEAEATGLQQYSGETILDEDEENMNASFTSTSRHRGRSNTISSIFSGYEIVREHMDKKKFMYLILASLLLYLGFVAAFAPRTSLSRDFRRFHSSKLTNAEVYRIYLNSLQQENRAKEHVYRYAGHMSDGLSDSSALKYTLNEFLDMGYKPKVEKYYPWVGKLVDTNVALLENDEVVYQARMIEDKITGDPATHARRRQKGFHQYSKNGNVTARYVFCNYGSIEDYKLLLRKNIDIEDKIHVVRSGKLVSGLKVKNAELYGASSVIIYTDPFDDGKVTEKNGFLHYPYGPARNPSYIERDSVNFFSDTPGDPTTPGYPSKDSDTEHMSPVGRVPRIPSVPMSARDVQPILRKLNGRGFQIGPGSNIKDFESFTGPSSSINKIHLHNELNYNVKEIGTVEVNIPGIFTEGEIIIGAHRDSLASSSAGDANSGSAILLEIARGMSKLLKHGWKPLRPIKLISLDGERSGLLGSTDYTEAHTAILRRRAFVYLNIDNAISGTNFHCKANPLLQNVIYEAAKLTEFSGHEDRTLYDHWQNASNGTISLLDGLSSYTSFQYHLGVPAAHFQFNANDSSGAIYHSNSVFDSPAWLERFTNSDYKLHNTMAMFVGLTTLMLSENELARFNTHIYLKKTYNWYVAWYSKLSSAFPRDNELNHLAKRVLDLLNVATWEDSIKFDQQNDLLYKECREALPVWAFYKKIKSYIKLQRSNSKSKQIDQLFITHRGLKDRAWMKYSLLAPSKSRGSVGNVLPGLHEALADMDRSEVIQWLTILLSQFSNVRYLLQ, encoded by the coding sequence ATGACAGATCCTGATGATAATGAGGCAGAGGCCACTGGCTTACAACAGTATAGCGGTGAGACAATTCttgatgaggatgaagaaaacatgAATGCTTCTTTCACATCAACATCTAGGCATAGAGGCCGGAGTAATACCATATCTAGTATTTTCAGCGGTTATGAGATAGTGAGAGAACACAtggacaaaaaaaagttcatgTACTTGATTCTGGCAAGTTTACTTCTGTACTTAGGTTTTGTTGCTGCGTTTGCTCCTAGGACGTCCTTGTCGAGGGACTTTCGGCGGTTCCACTCCTCCAAGTTGACCAACGCTGaggtatatagaatataccTGAACTCACTGCAACAGGAGAATAGAGCGAAAGAACATGTTTACAGGTATGCCGGACACATGAGTGATGGACTAAGTGATTCTTCGGCGCTTAAGTACACCTTGAACGAGTTCCTGGACATGGGATATAAGCCTAAAGtcgaaaaatattatcCATGGGTGGGAAAGCTGGTAGACACTAATGTAGCTCTTctagaaaatgatgaagtaGTTTACCAGGCCAGAATGATCGAAGATAAGATTACTGGCGATCCTGCCACCCACGCCagaagaagacaaaaagGTTTCCATCAATActcaaaaaatgggaatGTGACTGCTCGGTACGTGTTTTGTAACTATGGTAGTATTGAAGATTATAAACTgcttttgagaaaaaacattgaCATTGAGGATAAAATTCACGTCGTACGATCGGGTAAACTAGTCTCCGGGTTGAAGGTCAAGAATGCCGAGCTTTATGGTGCTTCTAGTgttattatatatacagaTCCCTTCGACGATGGTAAAGTTACTGAGAAAAATGGGTTTTTGCATTATCCTTATGGACCAGCAAGAAACCCAAGTTACATTGAAAGGGATTCCGTTAACTTTTTCAGCGATACCCCGGGGGATCCAACCACCCCAGGCTACCCTTCGAAAGACTCTGACACTGAACATATGTCGCCTGTGGGAAGAGTACCGAGAATACCATCCGTGCCTATGAGTGCGAGAGATGTCCAACcaattttgagaaaattgaaTGGAAGAGGTTTCCAAATTGGTCCCGGTAGTAAtatcaaagattttgaatcaTTTACGGGACCTTCAAGTTCTATTAATAAAATCCATTTGCATAATGAGTTGAATTACAACGTCAAGGAAATCGGAACCGTAGAAGTCAACATCCCTGGTATATTCACCGAGGGAGAGATTATTATTGGTGCTCATAGAGATTCATTGGCTTCAAGTAGCGCTGGTGATGCTAATAGCGGCAGCGCAattcttttggaaattgCACGAGGCATGAGTAAGTTACTGAAACATGGTTGGAAACCATTGCGTCCTATCAAACTTATTAGTTTGGATGGTGAAAGATCAGGCCTTCTCGGGTCCACAGACTATACAGAAGCTCATACCGCTATTCTTAGAAGAAGAGCCTTCGTGTACCTGAACATAGATAATGCCATATCTGGGACAAACTTCCATTGCAAAGCCAACCCACTTTTACAGAACGTCATATACGAAGCTGCTAAACTTACAGAATTCAGTGGTCACGAGGACCGGACATTGTACGATCATTGGCAGAACGCTTCCAATGGCACAATTTCCCTGCTTGATGGGTTATCTAGTTACACTTCATTCCAATATCATCTCGGAGTACCTGCAGCTCATTTCCAGTTTAATGCTAACGATTCCTCGGGTGCAATCTATCATAGTAACTCCGTATTCGATAGTCCAGCGTGGTTGGAAAGGTTTACCAATTCTGACTATAAGCTACACAACACCATGGCCATGTTTGTAGGCTTAACAACGCTAATGCTTAGTGAAAATGAGTTAGCAAGATTCAATACACACATTTACTTAAAGAAAACGTACAATTGGTACGTTGCATGGTACTCTAAGCTGTCATCAGCATTTCCTCGTGACAATGAATTAAACCATTTAGCAAAAAGGGTCCTAGATCTATTAAATGTTGCCACTTGGGAGGATAGTATTAAATTTGACCAGCAAAATGACCTTCTTTATAAAGAATGTAGAGAAGCATTGCCAGTTTGGGctttttacaaaaaaatcaagagtTATATCAAATTGCAAAGATCGAATAGCAAATCAAAACAAATCGACCAGCTATTTATCACGCACAGAGGATTAAAAGACAGAGCATGGATGAAATATTCTCTCTTAGCACCTAGTAAATCGCGAGGATCCGTAGGGAATGTTTTACCTGGACTTCATGAAGCATTGGCTGATATGGATAGAAGCGAGGTGATTCAGTGGCTGACGATTCTGTTAAGCCAGTTCAGCAACGTTCGCTACTTGCTTCAATAA